The Emcibacter nanhaiensis genome contains the following window.
CCGGATCCTCGATCCGGTTCTGGATGATATAGCGGGCCATCATGCCACGAGCCCGTTTTGCCATCATGCCGAGCGAGCGGGCGTGACCGTCCTTGACCTGTTTGAACACCGGGGTGATCACCTGGGCCTTGAGCGCCTTGGGCTTGACCGCCTTGAAATATTCGTTGGAGGCGCAATTGACCAGCACCGGTTCCTTTTCACCCTCCAGTGCCTCGTTGATTCCTTCCGCCAGGGTGTCGCCCCAGAATTCATAGAGATTGCGGCCGCGCGGGTTGGAGAGCCGGCTGCCCATCTCCAGGCGATAAGCCTGCATCAGGTCCATCGGCCGCAGCAGGCCATAGAGCCCGGACAGGATGCGCAGGTGATCCTGGGCATAGGCAAGGTCCTCCTCACTCAGGGTTTCCGCATCAAGTCCCACGTAGGTATCGCCCTTGAAAGCGAAAATGGCGGGACGGGCGTTGGCCGGAGTGAAGGGAATGGAGAAATCATGAAAACGATGATAATTGAGGTCAGCCAGCTGGTCGCTGATTTTCATCAGGCCGGCAATATCATTGCGGGTCAGCTTGCGCGCGGTCTCGATCAGTTCCA
Protein-coding sequences here:
- the yaaA gene encoding peroxide stress protein YaaA, which translates into the protein MLVIVSPAKKLDYETDVSVKSWSEPEYLDDSLELIETARKLTRNDIAGLMKISDQLADLNYHRFHDFSIPFTPANARPAIFAFKGDTYVGLDAETLSEEDLAYAQDHLRILSGLYGLLRPMDLMQAYRLEMGSRLSNPRGRNLYEFWGDTLAEGINEALEGEKEPVLVNCASNEYFKAVKPKALKAQVITPVFKQVKDGHARSLGMMAKRARGMMARYIIQNRIEDPAKLKEFDMDGYKFQPTLSDHETFEFHKITG